The stretch of DNA CGATCGAGAAGATCGCCCCCGCCACGAAGATGAACACGGCGGTGAGGAAGGCCCAGAAGAACCGCTCATTGGCCGTAGCCGAACGGGTGATCCTCGTCTGGCTCCTTCTCCCCGCGCGACAGGGAGACGCGGAGGAAGACCTGGTCAATGGTGTCGGCAACGGAGTGGGCGAACTCGGCCAGGATGGCCTTCGACCCCGAGAGCAGCCCGGCCACGAGCTTGGCGATCGCGATCAGCCCGTTGGCCGCCCCCGCGATGTGGACGGTGCGCTTGTTCTCGTCGCCCACGATCCCTCCCGGGCGGGCCTCGACAGCGGCTTCTGATCCGGGGTTACCCGCCGGGAACGAACCCCATGCGGACAGCCGACCGAGAACGGCCTTGCAGACGCGGGACTCACTCGCGGTGACCTGCACGTTTGAAGCTTGAACTGCCCCGCCGAGGGGTACGCAATGGCGTGCCCGCGACTCAGGGGAGGTGGATGGGTATGAAGAGGAGATTCCTCTTGGGGGTGGCGCTCCTCGGTGCGCTCCTTCTGGTGTTCATGATCGTGCCGGCGTCGGGGACGTCGGGCTTCCAGTTCAGCACCGGGTTCCTGCCGGGCTCCGATGACGGCAACGAGCCCTCGCTGGCCATCTCGACCGGGGGCATTCGCTACGCGTCCTGGCAGGCTCCGGGCGAGTTCGCCGTGGCGTCCGACGGGGTCACCTGGACGAACACCGGTGAGCCCGACTCCGGCGCCCTGGGCGACGTGTCCAACGCCGTGGACGCCTCGGGAGCCGTGTACAACGGCCAGATCTGCGGCGTCCCCGCGGCGCTGCACACCTGCGTGTACCGCAGCACCGATGGGACGGTCACCTGGCCGCAGCAGACCATCGCCGCGGACTCCAATCCTGGCGCCTCGGACCGACCGTGGATCGCGGTGGACCCGACCTCGACGACCGGGTCGTGGGACCCGGCCAACACGACGGTGTACCTCGAGTACCACACGTTCTCGCCGGACGACATGGTGTACGTGACCAAGTCCACCGATGGCGGTGCCACG from Actinomycetota bacterium encodes:
- a CDS encoding cation transporter, which codes for MGDENKRTVHIAGAANGLIAIAKLVAGLLSGSKAILAEFAHSVADTIDQVFLRVSLSRGEKEPDEDHPFGYGQ